One window of the Schistosoma mansoni, WGS project CABG00000000 data, supercontig 0319, strain Puerto Rico, whole genome shotgun sequence genome contains the following:
- a CDS encoding MEG-2 (ESP15) family yields the protein MYCQSFTLLNRDYISNVTKQSKHRLYNTMKLSGANCLVVFSLLQLLVAFSHCKLMSHNMQQDSLLRQKTVKKVRTEERWLSNTPDLLLGNYQRHQRMKNYLEEVQILHIYYI from the exons ATGTACTGTCAATCATTTACCTTGCTGAATAGAGACTATATAAGTAATGTAACAAAGCAGTCAAAGCATCGTCTTTACAACACTATGAAACTATCGGGAGCAAACTGTTTGGTGGTCTTCAGCCTACTACAACTTCTTGTGGCATTTTCACACTGTAAGTTGATGAG CCATAACATGCAACA AGACAGTTTGTTGCG TCAGAAGACGGTAAAAAAGGTTCGTACTGa AGAAAGATGGTTGTCCAA CACTCCAGATCTTTTGCTTGGAAATT ACCAGCGCCATCAACGAATGA AAAATTATTTAGAGGAAGT GCAAATATTACATAT TTATTACATTTGA